From Daphnia pulicaria isolate SC F1-1A chromosome 4, SC_F0-13Bv2, whole genome shotgun sequence, one genomic window encodes:
- the LOC124336900 gene encoding uncharacterized protein LOC124336900 isoform X2: METIEGKITAISHIIYLFFEVSLENQRWNIMVTDRNHLTNWKEILVMRQWIKLDELKRVTISGHANSKPISVLETTKTSQLTRIEKAIVKNSLSSNLINYEGKVTDDAFGSSGFYQLDYSLTLCLTYMKLVTSIPIIKKGDTVVVHGAHRLRVRDQFLVLICGRGNLVNQTVHKENEGLFPKSAREDSQDFIQHLALENNHGIGLMFSLYELCQTLCDKLTGILPRENVTRKLASVNQKGVLASLVDHIASTVPVETKRRSLSREFLEHGGGCAPCTKETCWNIDVWPLDPDAVERRCNDRELWVTTTGPGGADVKNKISENNPKTASPLYWKHDVAPIDSRSDRLSILLGILSFLNGRWELRDGHASVEVVAVDRDCHQFRDRCVFASKFSVHRECFTVEEDRHQQQQRVYVSIEEFHAASLPLAKPDVVDETNPSTESVRFLALNKSLPQMVYSSDTAIRHVFGFLIVASLHGQSEADRLGDDPKRRKKDESVVESSQWPSSAEGGPANCILLVSQDHPTLSYPALVEGRVYEIRLARRKLLSNPIYLSALKEVPQYALKNHVYLVPDVVAIYPVAYHLPRRESYMRRDVLRAEECLALDEIGQTVSLRGRIVDRMHMDPRFSSERVGQTYTTHRGTTWLGIPGNKKLILKMGDDRECSFGSRIDVYFNLREGQVYPLGLFVGTEVELTWLCLRKTHKTGRLYCTSTLLTCIRLLKIGRNFGSSKPRLELMKESCIGRRYLCQLESIRPKDVFSCLVTVRYIHKISINCLCSGCGNAVTRGTCTYVGCHWNQPSCKVDLKAWCTVEDGTGQALVFFSGDCCRSWLKLPANVWKILQDNVLPHEGEFVYLSSKSRSPAVSVASQILSLYCDSCVHLRRPLHVIVDKFTNNEVNAGQERTPAYFLRDPQKNRLFCLHVGERDSTLCANELSALGSH; encoded by the exons ATGGAGACAATTGAAGGGAAAATAACTGCTATAAGCCATATTATTTA TCTGTTTTTTGAAGTGTCATTGGAAAATCAGAGATGGAATATCATGGTGACTGACAGAAATCACCTGACCAATTGGAAAGAAATTTTAGTAATGAGACAGTGGATTAAATTAGATGAGCTAAAGAGAGTAACCATTTCTGGA CACGCCAACAGCAAGCCGATATCTGTTTTGGAAACCACCAAAACCTCCCAATTAACCAGAATTGAAAAGGCTATAGTGAAAAATTCCTTGTCATCCAACTTGATCAATTATGAG GGTAAAGTCACAGATGACGCTTTTGGGTCTTCAGGCTTTTATCAACTTGACTACAGCCTAACCCTGTGCCTTACGTACATGAAATTGGTCACCAGCATACCAATTATAAAGAAAGGGGACACTGTTGTTGTGCATGGTGCACACAGGCTGCGTGTTAGGGATCAATTCCTTGTACTGATTTGTGGCAGAGGAAACCTAGTCAACCA GACTGTTCACAAGGAGAATGAAGGATTGTTCCCGAAATCCGCCAGGGAAGACAGCCAGGACTTTATCCAGCACCTGGCACTGGAGAACAACCACGGCATCGGGCTGATGTTTAGTCTCTATGAACTCTGTCAAACGCTTTGCGATAAACTGACGGGCATTCTACCGCGTGAAAACGTCACCAG GAAACTCGCCAGCGTCAATCAAAAAGGAGTTCTGGCCTCACTTGTGGATCACATCGCGTCCACGGTGCCCGTCGAAACCAAAAGACGATCCCTGTCGCGGGAATTCCTGGAGCACGGCGGCGGATGCGCCCCCTGCACTAAG GAAACTTGTTGGAACATTGACGTTTGGCCTCTGGATCCCGACGCCGTGGAGAGGCGCTGCAACGACCGCGAGTTGTGGGTGACCACCACCGGCCCCGGCGGTGCggacgtgaaaaataaaatttcggaGAACAATCCGAAAACGGCGTCACCACTCTATTGGAAACACGATGTGGCCCCGATCGATTCGCGCTCCGACCGCCTCTCGATCCTCCTGGGAATCCTTTCGTTCCTTAACGGGCGTTGGGAGCTCAGGGACGGCCACGCTTCGGTGGAGGTCGTGGCCGTGGATCGCGACTGTCACCAGTTCCGGGACCGATGCGTTTTCGCCTCCAAGTTTTCCGTCCACCGGGAATGCTTCACAGTGGAAGAGGAtcgccaccagcagcagcagagggtCTACGTCAGCATCGAGGAATTCCACGCGGCCAGCCTGCCGCTGGCCAAGCCGGACGTCGTCGACGAGACGAATCCGTCGACGGAGAGCGTCCGATTCCTGGCGTTGAACAAGAGCCTTCCGCAAATGGTTTACTCCAGCGATACGGCCATCCGCCACGTCTTCGGCTTCCTGATCGTGGCCTCCCTCCACGGCCAGTCGGAAGCCGATCGGCTGGGCGACGATCCCAAACGCCGCAAAAAGGACGAGTCGGTCGTCGAGTCCAGCCAGTGGCCGTCTTCCGCCGAAGGAGGTCCAGCCAACTGCATCCTGCTGGTCAGCCAGGATCACCCGACTCTGAGCTATCCGGCCCTGGTGGAAGGCCGAGTCTACGAAATCCGTCTGGCTCGCCGGAAACTACTGAGCAACCC GATTTACCTCTCGGCCCTGAAAGAAGTGCCGCAGTACGCTCTGAAGAATCACGTCTATCTGGTTCCGGACGTGGTGGCAATCTACCCGGTGGCCTACCACCTCCCTAGGAGGGAGTCGTACATGCGCCGCGACGTACTGAG GGCGGAGGAGTGCCTGGCCCTGGACGAGATCGGGCAGACGGTTTCGCTGCGGGGAAGGATCGTCGACCGGATGCATATGGATCCCCGTTTTTCCAGCGAGCGAGTCGGCCAAACTTACACCACTCATCGAGGAACAACTTGGCTGGGCATTCCCG GCAACAAGAAATTGATCCTGAAAATGGGCGACGACCGCGAGTGCAGCTTCGGCAGCCGGATCGACGTGTATTTCAATCTGCGCGAGGGCCAGGTCTACCCGCTGGGTCTCTTTGTCGGCACCGAAGTGGAACTGACGTGGCTGTGCTTGCGCAAGACGCACAAGACGGGCCGTCTCTACTGCACGTCGACTTTGTTGACGTGCATCCGCCTCCTGAAAATCGGCCGGAATTTCGG GTCGAGCAAGCCGCGACTCGAGTTGATGAAGGAGTCGTGTATCGGGCGGCGCTACTTGTGCCAATTGGAGTCCATCCGGCCCAAGGATGTCTTCAGCTGCCTCGTGACAGTGCGCTACATCCATAAAATCTCCATCAACTGCCTCTGCTCCGGCTGCGGCAATGCTGTCACGAGGGGAACTTGTACTTACGTTGGCTGCCACTGGAACCAGCCAAGCTGCAAAGTCGATCTGAAAGCCTG gtgcACGGTGGAAGACGGAACGGGTCAGGCCCTGGTCTTTTTCAGCGGCGATTGCTGCCGATCCTGGCTCAAATTGCCGGCCAACGTCTGGAAGATCCTGCAGGACAATGTTTTACCCCACGAGGGCGAATTCGTCTATTTGTcatcg aaatcacGGTCTCCGGCAGTCAGTGTGGCCAGTCAGATCCTATCGCTTTATTGCGACAGTTGCGTCCACCTGCGGCGACCGCTGCACGTCATCGTTGACAAGTTCACCAACAACGAAG TCAATGCCGGACAGGAGCGGACACCAGCTTATTTCCTGAGGGATCCACAGAAAAATCGGCTCTTTTGCCTTCACGTCGGCGAGCGGGATTCGACCTTATGCGCCAACGAGCTATCAG CTTTAGGGAGCCACTGA
- the LOC124336900 gene encoding uncharacterized protein LOC124336900 isoform X1 produces METIEGKITAISHIIYINPKSLFFEVSLENQRWNIMVTDRNHLTNWKEILVMRQWIKLDELKRVTISGHANSKPISVLETTKTSQLTRIEKAIVKNSLSSNLINYEGKVTDDAFGSSGFYQLDYSLTLCLTYMKLVTSIPIIKKGDTVVVHGAHRLRVRDQFLVLICGRGNLVNQTVHKENEGLFPKSAREDSQDFIQHLALENNHGIGLMFSLYELCQTLCDKLTGILPRENVTRKLASVNQKGVLASLVDHIASTVPVETKRRSLSREFLEHGGGCAPCTKETCWNIDVWPLDPDAVERRCNDRELWVTTTGPGGADVKNKISENNPKTASPLYWKHDVAPIDSRSDRLSILLGILSFLNGRWELRDGHASVEVVAVDRDCHQFRDRCVFASKFSVHRECFTVEEDRHQQQQRVYVSIEEFHAASLPLAKPDVVDETNPSTESVRFLALNKSLPQMVYSSDTAIRHVFGFLIVASLHGQSEADRLGDDPKRRKKDESVVESSQWPSSAEGGPANCILLVSQDHPTLSYPALVEGRVYEIRLARRKLLSNPIYLSALKEVPQYALKNHVYLVPDVVAIYPVAYHLPRRESYMRRDVLRAEECLALDEIGQTVSLRGRIVDRMHMDPRFSSERVGQTYTTHRGTTWLGIPGNKKLILKMGDDRECSFGSRIDVYFNLREGQVYPLGLFVGTEVELTWLCLRKTHKTGRLYCTSTLLTCIRLLKIGRNFGSSKPRLELMKESCIGRRYLCQLESIRPKDVFSCLVTVRYIHKISINCLCSGCGNAVTRGTCTYVGCHWNQPSCKVDLKAWCTVEDGTGQALVFFSGDCCRSWLKLPANVWKILQDNVLPHEGEFVYLSSKSRSPAVSVASQILSLYCDSCVHLRRPLHVIVDKFTNNEVNAGQERTPAYFLRDPQKNRLFCLHVGERDSTLCANELSALGSH; encoded by the exons ATGGAGACAATTGAAGGGAAAATAACTGCTATAAGCCATATTATTTA cATCAATCCCAAAAGTCTGTTTTTTGAAGTGTCATTGGAAAATCAGAGATGGAATATCATGGTGACTGACAGAAATCACCTGACCAATTGGAAAGAAATTTTAGTAATGAGACAGTGGATTAAATTAGATGAGCTAAAGAGAGTAACCATTTCTGGA CACGCCAACAGCAAGCCGATATCTGTTTTGGAAACCACCAAAACCTCCCAATTAACCAGAATTGAAAAGGCTATAGTGAAAAATTCCTTGTCATCCAACTTGATCAATTATGAG GGTAAAGTCACAGATGACGCTTTTGGGTCTTCAGGCTTTTATCAACTTGACTACAGCCTAACCCTGTGCCTTACGTACATGAAATTGGTCACCAGCATACCAATTATAAAGAAAGGGGACACTGTTGTTGTGCATGGTGCACACAGGCTGCGTGTTAGGGATCAATTCCTTGTACTGATTTGTGGCAGAGGAAACCTAGTCAACCA GACTGTTCACAAGGAGAATGAAGGATTGTTCCCGAAATCCGCCAGGGAAGACAGCCAGGACTTTATCCAGCACCTGGCACTGGAGAACAACCACGGCATCGGGCTGATGTTTAGTCTCTATGAACTCTGTCAAACGCTTTGCGATAAACTGACGGGCATTCTACCGCGTGAAAACGTCACCAG GAAACTCGCCAGCGTCAATCAAAAAGGAGTTCTGGCCTCACTTGTGGATCACATCGCGTCCACGGTGCCCGTCGAAACCAAAAGACGATCCCTGTCGCGGGAATTCCTGGAGCACGGCGGCGGATGCGCCCCCTGCACTAAG GAAACTTGTTGGAACATTGACGTTTGGCCTCTGGATCCCGACGCCGTGGAGAGGCGCTGCAACGACCGCGAGTTGTGGGTGACCACCACCGGCCCCGGCGGTGCggacgtgaaaaataaaatttcggaGAACAATCCGAAAACGGCGTCACCACTCTATTGGAAACACGATGTGGCCCCGATCGATTCGCGCTCCGACCGCCTCTCGATCCTCCTGGGAATCCTTTCGTTCCTTAACGGGCGTTGGGAGCTCAGGGACGGCCACGCTTCGGTGGAGGTCGTGGCCGTGGATCGCGACTGTCACCAGTTCCGGGACCGATGCGTTTTCGCCTCCAAGTTTTCCGTCCACCGGGAATGCTTCACAGTGGAAGAGGAtcgccaccagcagcagcagagggtCTACGTCAGCATCGAGGAATTCCACGCGGCCAGCCTGCCGCTGGCCAAGCCGGACGTCGTCGACGAGACGAATCCGTCGACGGAGAGCGTCCGATTCCTGGCGTTGAACAAGAGCCTTCCGCAAATGGTTTACTCCAGCGATACGGCCATCCGCCACGTCTTCGGCTTCCTGATCGTGGCCTCCCTCCACGGCCAGTCGGAAGCCGATCGGCTGGGCGACGATCCCAAACGCCGCAAAAAGGACGAGTCGGTCGTCGAGTCCAGCCAGTGGCCGTCTTCCGCCGAAGGAGGTCCAGCCAACTGCATCCTGCTGGTCAGCCAGGATCACCCGACTCTGAGCTATCCGGCCCTGGTGGAAGGCCGAGTCTACGAAATCCGTCTGGCTCGCCGGAAACTACTGAGCAACCC GATTTACCTCTCGGCCCTGAAAGAAGTGCCGCAGTACGCTCTGAAGAATCACGTCTATCTGGTTCCGGACGTGGTGGCAATCTACCCGGTGGCCTACCACCTCCCTAGGAGGGAGTCGTACATGCGCCGCGACGTACTGAG GGCGGAGGAGTGCCTGGCCCTGGACGAGATCGGGCAGACGGTTTCGCTGCGGGGAAGGATCGTCGACCGGATGCATATGGATCCCCGTTTTTCCAGCGAGCGAGTCGGCCAAACTTACACCACTCATCGAGGAACAACTTGGCTGGGCATTCCCG GCAACAAGAAATTGATCCTGAAAATGGGCGACGACCGCGAGTGCAGCTTCGGCAGCCGGATCGACGTGTATTTCAATCTGCGCGAGGGCCAGGTCTACCCGCTGGGTCTCTTTGTCGGCACCGAAGTGGAACTGACGTGGCTGTGCTTGCGCAAGACGCACAAGACGGGCCGTCTCTACTGCACGTCGACTTTGTTGACGTGCATCCGCCTCCTGAAAATCGGCCGGAATTTCGG GTCGAGCAAGCCGCGACTCGAGTTGATGAAGGAGTCGTGTATCGGGCGGCGCTACTTGTGCCAATTGGAGTCCATCCGGCCCAAGGATGTCTTCAGCTGCCTCGTGACAGTGCGCTACATCCATAAAATCTCCATCAACTGCCTCTGCTCCGGCTGCGGCAATGCTGTCACGAGGGGAACTTGTACTTACGTTGGCTGCCACTGGAACCAGCCAAGCTGCAAAGTCGATCTGAAAGCCTG gtgcACGGTGGAAGACGGAACGGGTCAGGCCCTGGTCTTTTTCAGCGGCGATTGCTGCCGATCCTGGCTCAAATTGCCGGCCAACGTCTGGAAGATCCTGCAGGACAATGTTTTACCCCACGAGGGCGAATTCGTCTATTTGTcatcg aaatcacGGTCTCCGGCAGTCAGTGTGGCCAGTCAGATCCTATCGCTTTATTGCGACAGTTGCGTCCACCTGCGGCGACCGCTGCACGTCATCGTTGACAAGTTCACCAACAACGAAG TCAATGCCGGACAGGAGCGGACACCAGCTTATTTCCTGAGGGATCCACAGAAAAATCGGCTCTTTTGCCTTCACGTCGGCGAGCGGGATTCGACCTTATGCGCCAACGAGCTATCAG CTTTAGGGAGCCACTGA
- the LOC124336933 gene encoding acetylcholine receptor subunit alpha-like 1 isoform X1 — translation MLFSRYSTCVQGRRRRRLLDPAAGLAADESIGQEPAQHNKEPSGAEAAGINCWPASKERRRPPSAENNESLSLAGPAAAAVVLGLQPHSPIPIPPPSSSSSSSSGGSSFLFRWTGFAQLILPPLLILLSIGCPASADQDAKRLYEDLLTDYNRLIRPVGNNSDRLTVKLGLKLSQLIDVNLKNQIMTTNMWVEQEWFDYKLKWDPEDYGGVKTLHVPSENIWLPDIVLYNNADGNYEVTIMTKAILRHDGTVTWKPPAIYKSFCEIDVEYFPFDEQTCYMKFGSWTSDGNTVDLQHLHQTPDSNLIQVGIDLREYYLSVEWDIMKVPAQRNEKYYSCCGDTPFPDIFFNITLRRKTLFYTVNLIIPCVGISCLSVLVFYLPADSGEKMSLCVSILLSLTVFFLLLAEIIPPTSLTVPLLGKYLLFTMILVTLSVLVTIIVLNVNFRSPSTHRMAPWVKRVFIGFLPKLLCITRPPRNQQLSEWEMNALPTRGTEISIIPVGQQQHHLPSGGCSESWPLNSSSSAGPNNSTAAIDMEMPYRQTTSGGGSGKGSQAACGGGPSASRNGRSSQLSGPPPPLAAAVAAAENNGGGCQQHGGCSRTNSGVKQRAAIHQQAQLPVEMEHSIEDVRFIAQHMRNKDRFDSVIEDWKFVAMVLDRFFLWLFFVACVAGMAIIILQAPALYDTTQPIDIKYSKIAQKKLKLKNMDHDFAFT, via the exons ATGTTATTCAGTCGGTATTCAACGTGCGTACAAGGccgtcggcggcggcggctgctggATCCTGCTGCCGGACTAGCAGCAGATGAATCGATCGGTCAGgagccagcacagcacaataAGGAGCCGA GTGGTGCTGAGGCTGCTGGCATCAACTGCTGGCCAGCcagcaaagaaagaagaaggccgCCGTCAGCGGAGAATAACGAAAGCTTATCATTAGCcggccctgctgctgctgctgttgtattAGGACTACAACCTCATTCTCCTATTCCtattcctcctccttcttcttcttcttcttccagcagtGGCGGTTCGTCTTTCTTGTTCCGGTGGACGGGATTTGCCCAACTGATTCTGCCGCCACTGCTCATCCTCCTCTCCATCGGTTGTCCGGCTTCGGCCGATCAGGACGCCAAGCGGCTTTACGAGGATCTACTGACCGACTACAATCGTCTCATCCGGCCCGTCGGCAACAATTCCGACCGGCTGACCGTCAAACTCGGACTCAAACTCTCTCAGCTCATTGACGTC AATTTAAAGAACCAGATTATGACCACCAACATGTGGGTAGAACAG GAATGGTTCGACTACAAGCTGAAATGGGACCCGGAGGATTACGGCGGTGTCAAGACACTTCACGTCCCGTCCGAGAACATCTGGCTTCCGGACATTGTCCTCTACAACAA CGCCGACGGCAACTACGAGGTGACCATCATGACGAAGGCGATCCTACGACACGACGGGACAGTCACGTGGAAGCCGCCGGCCATCTACAAGTCCTTTTGCGAGATCGACGTCGAGTATTTCCCGTTCGACGAGCAGACCTGCTACATGAAATTCGGCTCCTGGACGTCCGACGGCAATACG gTTGACTTGCAGCATTTGCACCAGACGCCCGACTCGAATTTGATCCAGGTGGGCATCGATTTGCGCGAGTACTACTTGAGCGTCGAGTGGGACATCATGAAAGTGCCGGCCCAGCGCAACGAAAAGTACTACAGCTGCTGCGGCGACACGCCCTTCCCGGACATCTTCTTCAACATCACCCTGAGACGGAAAACGCTCTTCTACACCGTCAATTTGATCATCCCCTGCGTCGGCATTTCCTGCCTCTCCGTTCTCGTCTTCTACCTGCCGGCCGATTCCGGCGAGAAGATGTCGCTCTGCGTCTCCATCCTCCTCTCGCTGACCGTCTTCTTCCTCCTGCTGGCCGAGATTATTCCGCCGACGTCGCTGACGGTGCCCCTCCTGGGCAAGTACCTCCTCTTCACCATGATCCTGGTGACGCTGTCCGTCCTGGTGACCATCATTGTGCTCAACGTCAACTTCCGATCGCCGTCCACCCACCGGATGGCCCCGTGGGTCAAGCGGGTCTTCATCGGATTCCTGCCCAAATTGCTGTGCATCACCCGGCCGCCCAGGAACCAGCAGCTCAGCGAGTGGGAGATGAACGCCCTGCCCACTCGAGGCACGGAGATCTCCATCATTCCcgtcggccagcagcagcatcacctGCCGTCGGGCGGATGCTCAGAGTCGTGGCCGCTCAATTCTTCCTCTTCCGCCGGACCCAATAACAGCACGGCCGCCATCGACATGGAGATGCCATACAGGCAGACGACGTCCGGTGGTGGTAGTGGCAAGGGGTCGCAGGCCGCTTGCGGAGGAGGCCCTTCCGCTTCACGAAACGGCCGGTCCAGTCAGTTGTCCGGGCCGCCACCGCCACTGGCGGCGGCCGTGGCGGCTGCCGAGAACAACGGCGGTGGCTGCCAGCAGCACGGCGGATGCAGCCGCACCAACAGCGGAGTCAAGCAGCGGGCGGCCATCCATCAGCAGGCCCAGCTGCCCGTCGAGATGGAACACTCGATCGAAGACGTCCGTTTCATCGCTCAACACATGAGGAACAAGGACCGATTCGACAGT GTGATCGAAGACTGGAAGTTTGTGGCCATGGTCTTGGATCGCTTCTTCCTGTGGCTGTTCTTCGTGGCCTGCGTGGCCGGCATGGCCATCATCATCCTGCAAGCGCCAGCCCTCTACGACACCACCCAACCCATCGACATCAAATACTCCAAAATCGCCCAGAAGAAGCTCAAACTCAAGAACATGGATCACGATTTTGCGTTCACCTAA
- the LOC124336933 gene encoding acetylcholine receptor subunit alpha-like 1 isoform X2 — MLFSRYSTCVQGRRRRRLLDPAAGLAADESIGQEPAQHNKEPSGAEAAGINCWPASKERRRPPSAENNESLSLAGPAAAAVVLGLQPHSPIPIPPPSSSSSSSSGGSSFLFRWTGFAQLILPPLLILLSIGCPASADQDAKRLYEDLLTDYNRLIRPVGNNSDRLTVKLGLKLSQLIDVNQIMTTNMWVEQEWFDYKLKWDPEDYGGVKTLHVPSENIWLPDIVLYNNADGNYEVTIMTKAILRHDGTVTWKPPAIYKSFCEIDVEYFPFDEQTCYMKFGSWTSDGNTVDLQHLHQTPDSNLIQVGIDLREYYLSVEWDIMKVPAQRNEKYYSCCGDTPFPDIFFNITLRRKTLFYTVNLIIPCVGISCLSVLVFYLPADSGEKMSLCVSILLSLTVFFLLLAEIIPPTSLTVPLLGKYLLFTMILVTLSVLVTIIVLNVNFRSPSTHRMAPWVKRVFIGFLPKLLCITRPPRNQQLSEWEMNALPTRGTEISIIPVGQQQHHLPSGGCSESWPLNSSSSAGPNNSTAAIDMEMPYRQTTSGGGSGKGSQAACGGGPSASRNGRSSQLSGPPPPLAAAVAAAENNGGGCQQHGGCSRTNSGVKQRAAIHQQAQLPVEMEHSIEDVRFIAQHMRNKDRFDSVIEDWKFVAMVLDRFFLWLFFVACVAGMAIIILQAPALYDTTQPIDIKYSKIAQKKLKLKNMDHDFAFT; from the exons ATGTTATTCAGTCGGTATTCAACGTGCGTACAAGGccgtcggcggcggcggctgctggATCCTGCTGCCGGACTAGCAGCAGATGAATCGATCGGTCAGgagccagcacagcacaataAGGAGCCGA GTGGTGCTGAGGCTGCTGGCATCAACTGCTGGCCAGCcagcaaagaaagaagaaggccgCCGTCAGCGGAGAATAACGAAAGCTTATCATTAGCcggccctgctgctgctgctgttgtattAGGACTACAACCTCATTCTCCTATTCCtattcctcctccttcttcttcttcttcttccagcagtGGCGGTTCGTCTTTCTTGTTCCGGTGGACGGGATTTGCCCAACTGATTCTGCCGCCACTGCTCATCCTCCTCTCCATCGGTTGTCCGGCTTCGGCCGATCAGGACGCCAAGCGGCTTTACGAGGATCTACTGACCGACTACAATCGTCTCATCCGGCCCGTCGGCAACAATTCCGACCGGCTGACCGTCAAACTCGGACTCAAACTCTCTCAGCTCATTGACGTC AACCAGATTATGACCACCAACATGTGGGTAGAACAG GAATGGTTCGACTACAAGCTGAAATGGGACCCGGAGGATTACGGCGGTGTCAAGACACTTCACGTCCCGTCCGAGAACATCTGGCTTCCGGACATTGTCCTCTACAACAA CGCCGACGGCAACTACGAGGTGACCATCATGACGAAGGCGATCCTACGACACGACGGGACAGTCACGTGGAAGCCGCCGGCCATCTACAAGTCCTTTTGCGAGATCGACGTCGAGTATTTCCCGTTCGACGAGCAGACCTGCTACATGAAATTCGGCTCCTGGACGTCCGACGGCAATACG gTTGACTTGCAGCATTTGCACCAGACGCCCGACTCGAATTTGATCCAGGTGGGCATCGATTTGCGCGAGTACTACTTGAGCGTCGAGTGGGACATCATGAAAGTGCCGGCCCAGCGCAACGAAAAGTACTACAGCTGCTGCGGCGACACGCCCTTCCCGGACATCTTCTTCAACATCACCCTGAGACGGAAAACGCTCTTCTACACCGTCAATTTGATCATCCCCTGCGTCGGCATTTCCTGCCTCTCCGTTCTCGTCTTCTACCTGCCGGCCGATTCCGGCGAGAAGATGTCGCTCTGCGTCTCCATCCTCCTCTCGCTGACCGTCTTCTTCCTCCTGCTGGCCGAGATTATTCCGCCGACGTCGCTGACGGTGCCCCTCCTGGGCAAGTACCTCCTCTTCACCATGATCCTGGTGACGCTGTCCGTCCTGGTGACCATCATTGTGCTCAACGTCAACTTCCGATCGCCGTCCACCCACCGGATGGCCCCGTGGGTCAAGCGGGTCTTCATCGGATTCCTGCCCAAATTGCTGTGCATCACCCGGCCGCCCAGGAACCAGCAGCTCAGCGAGTGGGAGATGAACGCCCTGCCCACTCGAGGCACGGAGATCTCCATCATTCCcgtcggccagcagcagcatcacctGCCGTCGGGCGGATGCTCAGAGTCGTGGCCGCTCAATTCTTCCTCTTCCGCCGGACCCAATAACAGCACGGCCGCCATCGACATGGAGATGCCATACAGGCAGACGACGTCCGGTGGTGGTAGTGGCAAGGGGTCGCAGGCCGCTTGCGGAGGAGGCCCTTCCGCTTCACGAAACGGCCGGTCCAGTCAGTTGTCCGGGCCGCCACCGCCACTGGCGGCGGCCGTGGCGGCTGCCGAGAACAACGGCGGTGGCTGCCAGCAGCACGGCGGATGCAGCCGCACCAACAGCGGAGTCAAGCAGCGGGCGGCCATCCATCAGCAGGCCCAGCTGCCCGTCGAGATGGAACACTCGATCGAAGACGTCCGTTTCATCGCTCAACACATGAGGAACAAGGACCGATTCGACAGT GTGATCGAAGACTGGAAGTTTGTGGCCATGGTCTTGGATCGCTTCTTCCTGTGGCTGTTCTTCGTGGCCTGCGTGGCCGGCATGGCCATCATCATCCTGCAAGCGCCAGCCCTCTACGACACCACCCAACCCATCGACATCAAATACTCCAAAATCGCCCAGAAGAAGCTCAAACTCAAGAACATGGATCACGATTTTGCGTTCACCTAA